CCACTCGCAATCACACCGAGCGCCTCTTCACCCACTTCGGCATCAAATGGCTGCGTGAAGACGACTGCGTCAGCGTCTATGGCGGCCAGGAACCCCGTGCCACCGACATCGTCGTGCCTGGCGACATCTCCAGCGCCGCGTTCTGGATGGTCGCGGCCGCCGCCTCTCCCGGATCCCAGATCACCATCAAAAACGTCGGCCTCAATCCCACCCGCACCGGCGTCATCAACGTCCTCCTGCGCATGGGCGCTCTCGTCACCAATTCCGAAACCCACGCCGAGGGCGAACCTCGCGGCAACATCATCGTCCGCGGCGGCGATTTGAACGCCACCGTCATCGGCGGCAGCGAAATTCCCAACGTCATCGACGAACTGCCCATCCTCGCCGTCGCCGGCGCTCTCGCCCGTGGCAAGACGCTCATCCGCGACGCCTCCGAACTCCGCGTCAAAGAAACCGACCGCATCTCCGCCGTCGCGCAAAACCTCCGCGCCATGGGCGTCACCGTCACCGAGCATCCCGACGGCATGGAGATCGAAGGCGGCGCGAAATTGCAGGGAGCCACGCTGCCCTGCTGGGGGGACCATCGCATCGCCATGGCCTTCCTCGTCGCCGGCATGTTCGCCGAAGGCACCACCACCATCGAAGGCACCGAGTGCATCTCCACCTCCTACCCCGGCTTCGAGCATCATCTCGATCTCTTCCTGCTCGGCGACACCGGCGCTCGCCCCATCCACGTCATGTCCACCGTCCCGCAGCCGCTGGTGGACAAAATGAACCGCGCCAAATCATCATGAGCGCGTCGCATCCCGTCATCACCATCGACGGCCCCGCCGCCTCCGGCAAAAGCAGCATCGCCCGCCTCGTCGCGCAGCGTCTCGGCTTCACCTATGTGAACACCGGCAACATGTACCGCGCCATGACCTGGGCCGTGCTCAAAGCCGGCATTGATCCTCAGGACGCCGAGGCCGTCCGCGCTGCTGCCGCCGGCATCGTCATCGACTCTCCCGTCGTCGAAGGCAAAACCCAGGTCTGCATCGCCGGCCACATCCTCACCGACGCCGAGCTCAACAGCGACCCCGTCAACCGCGCCGTCTCCTTCATCGCCCGCGTCAGCGAAGTGCGTGAGCGCCTCGTCGCCGACCAGCGTGCCCTCGTCGCCCTCGGTTCGCTCGTCATGGAAGGCCGCGACATCGGCTCCGTCGTCTTCCCCGACAGCCCGCACAAAATCTACGTCGATGCCAGCGAGGAAGTCCGCGCCAGCCGCCGCAGCGCCCAGGGCCATGCCGATCAGGTCGCCGAGCGCGACCGCATCGACAAGCAGCGCAAACACAGCCCCCTCATCATCCCCCCCGGCGCCACCGTCATCGACAACTCCCACATCACCCTCGACCAGGCCGTCGAGCAGGTGATCGCAGCGCTGAAACTCTGACAGCCAACCGCGAACAGAGAACCGCGAACCAACGATGAACTTCAGCTACCGCCTCGGCCGTCGCATCTTCCGCGAGATCGCCCGCGGTCTGTTCGATTTCCGCGTCATCGGTGAGGAAAAACTGCACTTCCCCGGCCCCGCCCTCATCGCCTGCAACCACGTCAGCTTTCTCGATCCTCCCTTCGTCGGCCAGGCCTTCGATGAAGTGGTCCATTCCTTCGCCCGCAAGAGCCTCTTCAATCACCCTCTCATGGGGGCGCTCCTGCGCAGTTGGCAGGTGCTTGGTGTGGACCTCGACAAACCCGACACCACCGCCCTCAAGAGCACCATCCGCCTCCTGCGCAGCGGCGAAAAAGTCCTCATCTTCCCCGAAGGCACCCGCAGCTTCGATGGCCACCTCCAGCCCGCCGAAGCCGGCGTCGGCCTCTTCATCGCCAAAGGCCAGGCCCCCGTCCTCCCCGTCCGCCTCTTCGGTGCCTACGAAGCCTACCCCCGTGGTGCCAAAACCCTTCGCCCCGCCCGCATCACCCTCGTCATCGGCGACCTCTGGCAGCCTGATCTGACAAGCTACTCCCAAACCGGCAAAGACCTCTATCAGGTCCTCGCCGACGAAGTCATGACCCGCATCGCCTCGCTGAGTCTCTGACGGCACCTCAAGGTTCTACTCCTCCCGGCACTTCACATCGCGAAGCTGCAAATCCAGCGCCGTTCCCGACATCTGGATCT
Above is a genomic segment from Prosthecobacter sp. containing:
- the aroA gene encoding 3-phosphoshikimate 1-carboxyvinyltransferase gives rise to the protein MASLKSKKLKSIPAEITVPGDKSISHRSAMFAGLAKGTTVIEGFLPSEDCLCTVHAMQALGATVEPLEEVEGVGLVKLAITGNGLKLKAPSKPIDCGNSGTTIRLLSGILAGQDFKTELFGDASLSKRPMKRVADPLAQMGAMITGQGEKICAPLTIQGAPLKSIYYKLPVASAQVKSAILLAGLFASGKTTVVEPVPTRNHTERLFTHFGIKWLREDDCVSVYGGQEPRATDIVVPGDISSAAFWMVAAAASPGSQITIKNVGLNPTRTGVINVLLRMGALVTNSETHAEGEPRGNIIVRGGDLNATVIGGSEIPNVIDELPILAVAGALARGKTLIRDASELRVKETDRISAVAQNLRAMGVTVTEHPDGMEIEGGAKLQGATLPCWGDHRIAMAFLVAGMFAEGTTTIEGTECISTSYPGFEHHLDLFLLGDTGARPIHVMSTVPQPLVDKMNRAKSS
- the cmk gene encoding (d)CMP kinase — encoded protein: MSASHPVITIDGPAASGKSSIARLVAQRLGFTYVNTGNMYRAMTWAVLKAGIDPQDAEAVRAAAAGIVIDSPVVEGKTQVCIAGHILTDAELNSDPVNRAVSFIARVSEVRERLVADQRALVALGSLVMEGRDIGSVVFPDSPHKIYVDASEEVRASRRSAQGHADQVAERDRIDKQRKHSPLIIPPGATVIDNSHITLDQAVEQVIAALKL
- a CDS encoding lysophospholipid acyltransferase family protein, whose translation is MNFSYRLGRRIFREIARGLFDFRVIGEEKLHFPGPALIACNHVSFLDPPFVGQAFDEVVHSFARKSLFNHPLMGALLRSWQVLGVDLDKPDTTALKSTIRLLRSGEKVLIFPEGTRSFDGHLQPAEAGVGLFIAKGQAPVLPVRLFGAYEAYPRGAKTLRPARITLVIGDLWQPDLTSYSQTGKDLYQVLADEVMTRIASLSL